The genomic segment AATGCCCAACACTTTTGCTATATTGGGTTTCCTTAAATCCGTATCCACAAGAAGAGTTTTCAGTCCTGCTTTTGCCATGCTGATTGCCAAGTTAATAGATACTGTCGTTTTACCTTCCCCCGGGTTACAACTTGTTATCGTGATAGTCTTTATTTTATTCACTATACCGCAAAACTGTATGTTTGTCCTGAGGGTATTATACGCTTCTTCTACCGGCATATCCAATCCATCAAAATTTTTAATTTGTGTGTCAGGCATATTAATGTCCTCCTCGCTATGCCCTTGCTATAGTTTAATTTTATACAACCGTTTGCACTATGTCAACAAGTTGGGAAATATTCCTTGCAATTTGTAAGCCACTTGGTTATTTACTTCCTTCAATGTAACTAGTATAATAAGTACATACGCTTTATTGGGTTTTGGGAAGGAGAGTACTAATTTAATGATAGGTCAAAGAATAAGGGAGTTGCGTAGGGAACATAACCTTACTCAGCAGCAATTTGCTGCTCTTTTCAATTTGAACGACAGCACTATTTCCCTTTATGAAAACGAGAAAAGAGAGCCGGAATATCATACCTTGGTAAAAATTGCCGACCACTTCAATGTAACTGTCGATTGGCTTCTTGGAAGGGTAGATAACAAGAATATAGCAATAATTGAATGTGAGTATATCCCCAAAGATTTACTCAATGTTGGTGTAGAATACCTTAAACTGGCAAAGGAAATATACGACAAAAAAATCCCTCCTGAAGATATAAGAAAAATAATTGCAGCTATAAATGCCCTTGAAGACAAATAGTTTACTTGCCTTTATCGCTTGTATCGCCTTTATTGGCTGTTTTATTGTCTGTATTACTTTCATCTTTATCTCTTTCATTTTTGTTACCATCATCTTTACCGTAATTATCTATGTAGCTAACATTAATGTATTCCTTACCCTTTATTTTAATAGATTTTATATAGGGAACATCCAGCCTTATCTTGAGTTCAGGTCTATAGTCCGTATTTATGTACTCTTTACCATTTATACAAATGGCTTTTATGTATGGAACTCCCAGGCTAATGTATAACATTACTATCGTCTCCTTTTAGGTATAAAAATCCGCTTCAACTTTCTTCTTTCATCATTTTTAAAAATACACTCACAACTTTAGGGTCAAACTGTTTGCCGCTGAAATTAACAATTTCTGCAATAGCTTTTTCTTTCGTAATAGCAGCATGGTATACTCTGTCATTGGTCATTGCATCATATGCATCAATTACACTAATAATTCTCGAAGTTATAGGTATTTCTTTTCCTTTCAATCCTTGGGGATAACCATTTCCATCCCAGTGTTCATGATGACATAAAATAGCATTTGCAATGCTTGATAACTCCGGGCAAGCGGCCGCTATACGGTATCCTATTTCACAATGTTTTTGCATAATCTCACGTTCCTCATTGGTAAGAATCCCCTTCTTCGACAAAATGCTGTCGGGAATACCTATTTTACCAATATCATGAAGAGAGGCCAACAGGGTAAGTTCATCCAGTTCCTCATGGGATAGGGCCAATAACCTTCCAAGTTTCAGTGCCATATCTTTCAT from the Bacillota bacterium genome contains:
- a CDS encoding helix-turn-helix transcriptional regulator — encoded protein: MIGQRIRELRREHNLTQQQFAALFNLNDSTISLYENEKREPEYHTLVKIADHFNVTVDWLLGRVDNKNIAIIECEYIPKDLLNVGVEYLKLAKEIYDKKIPPEDIRKIIAAINALEDK